The following proteins come from a genomic window of Deltaproteobacteria bacterium:
- the pstC gene encoding phosphate ABC transporter permease subunit PstC, which translates to MARKTGGNIKDLLFERTTGAFALLVLSLAVLLFAVLLRESIPALRKFGAAFLVTGTWDPVLEKFGALPFIYGTLVSSFLAILIAVPLSVGAAIFIDEFAPPWMKTPVSFLAELLAAIPSVIYGLWGIFVLVPVLRDGFMKPVTKYLGWVPLFKGPVYGPSMLAAGVLLAIMIVPFILSVSREVLATVPQRQKEAVLSLGGTRWEMLRIVIGQHCIPGIFGATILGLGRALGETMAVTMVIGNRPEALLSLFQPGYSMAAVIANEFTEAVGDVYLSSLVLIGLILFAMTLAVNLAAKGILTKMVARASRGI; encoded by the coding sequence ATGGCCCGGAAGACCGGCGGAAACATCAAGGACCTCCTCTTCGAGAGAACCACGGGGGCATTCGCCCTCCTGGTTCTCTCCCTGGCGGTGCTCCTGTTCGCGGTGCTGCTGCGGGAGTCGATCCCCGCCTTGCGGAAGTTCGGGGCCGCGTTCCTCGTCACCGGGACGTGGGACCCGGTTCTCGAGAAGTTCGGGGCGCTGCCCTTCATCTACGGGACCCTGGTCTCCTCCTTTCTCGCCATCCTCATCGCCGTGCCGTTGAGCGTGGGGGCCGCGATCTTCATCGACGAGTTCGCCCCCCCCTGGATGAAGACGCCCGTTTCGTTTCTCGCCGAACTCCTCGCGGCGATCCCCAGCGTGATCTACGGACTGTGGGGGATTTTCGTCCTCGTGCCGGTCCTGCGGGACGGGTTCATGAAACCCGTTACGAAGTACCTCGGCTGGGTTCCTCTCTTCAAGGGGCCGGTGTACGGCCCGAGCATGCTGGCGGCGGGGGTTCTCCTTGCGATCATGATCGTCCCGTTCATCCTCTCGGTCAGCCGGGAGGTGCTGGCGACGGTTCCCCAACGGCAGAAAGAGGCCGTGCTCTCGCTGGGCGGAACCCGCTGGGAAATGCTCCGGATCGTGATCGGACAGCACTGCATCCCCGGCATCTTCGGGGCGACGATCCTCGGCCTGGGACGGGCGCTGGGAGAGACGATGGCGGTCACGATGGTCATCGGGAACCGCCCGGAGGCCCTCCTCTCGCTGTTCCAGCCGGGATACTCGATGGCGGCGGTCATCGCCAACGAGTTCACCGAGGCCGTCGGAGACGTCTATCTTTCCTCCCTCGTCCTCATCGGCCTCATCCTCTTCGCGATGACCTTGGCCGTGAACCTTGCGGCCAAGGGAATCCTCACGAAGATGGTCGCGCGCGCCTCCCGGGGAATCTGA
- the pstA gene encoding phosphate ABC transporter permease PstA, with protein MGTISFRRKAVDRTMKVLFCFAAILVILPLFLIFFDLLIKGGKELKLTLLIDLPRPVGEPGGGIANGIVGTLVITLMTMLWSVPTAVMCGIYLAEYGRGKFASAVRFAADTMTGVPSIIMGIFAYILVVLPMKRFSAWAGAAALSMIFIPVVVRTTEEMLRTVPTTVREAALALGIARWKTTLRITVRTAWPGILTGILLSMARILGETAPLLFTALGNQFWQTRLDQPMAAVPLQIFTYAISPYEDWHDKAWAGALVLITMVLVINIAARVLTRQKR; from the coding sequence GTGGGGACGATCTCCTTCCGTCGGAAAGCCGTCGACCGCACCATGAAGGTGTTGTTCTGCTTCGCGGCGATCCTCGTCATCCTGCCGCTGTTCCTCATCTTCTTCGACCTGCTGATCAAGGGGGGCAAGGAACTCAAGTTGACGCTGCTGATCGACCTGCCCCGCCCCGTCGGGGAGCCGGGAGGGGGGATCGCGAACGGGATCGTCGGGACACTCGTCATCACCCTCATGACGATGCTGTGGTCGGTTCCCACGGCGGTCATGTGCGGGATCTACCTCGCGGAGTACGGGAGGGGGAAATTCGCCTCCGCGGTGCGGTTCGCCGCCGACACGATGACCGGCGTTCCCTCCATCATCATGGGGATCTTTGCCTACATTCTCGTTGTCCTCCCGATGAAGCGGTTTTCCGCCTGGGCCGGAGCGGCGGCGCTCTCCATGATCTTCATCCCCGTCGTCGTGCGGACGACGGAGGAGATGCTCCGGACCGTGCCGACGACGGTGCGGGAAGCCGCCCTGGCGCTGGGGATCGCGCGGTGGAAGACCACGCTGCGCATCACGGTGCGGACGGCATGGCCGGGGATCCTGACGGGGATCCTTCTCTCCATGGCTCGCATCTTAGGGGAGACCGCACCCCTGCTCTTCACCGCCTTGGGGAACCAGTTCTGGCAGACGAGGCTCGACCAACCGATGGCGGCGGTTCCGCTCCAGATATTCACATATGCGATCTCGCCCTACGAGGACTGGCACGACAAGGCGTGGGCGGGGGCTCTTGTACTGATCACGATGGTTCTCGTCATCAACATTGCCGCCCGGGTCCTCACCCGGCAGAAACGGTAG